In Kryptolebias marmoratus isolate JLee-2015 linkage group LG20, ASM164957v2, whole genome shotgun sequence, a genomic segment contains:
- the vipr2 gene encoding vasoactive intestinal polypeptide receptor 2, producing the protein MKSFLLFTCCLWICPLMVDGRHPTCNFLQEVEKDQAECVKRLKEEEEAAGNIKEPGCRGAWDNIACWERAEFGETVTIPCPRALRTIFGRNGNISRNCTAAGWSEVFPNISSVCDSDPSQDKLVFYVVVQTLYTLGHSLSLIALTTGSAILCLFRKLHCTRNYIHLNLFISFILRAVAVLVKDDILFSRSSQCSNQPSLVGCKASLVFFQYFIMANFFWLLVEGLYLHTLLVVIFSENQHFIVYMFIGWGIPTVFVSVWVTTRIYLEDTGCWERNDNPIPNWVINGPIGFSIMVNFIQFINIIRILVQKLRCPDIGGNDQSQYRRLAKSTLLLIPLFGIHYVVFVCLSESIAEDYKIFFDLALGSFQGLVVTILYCFLNSEVQGELKRKWQSVCLNCHLSRARHFSSNFASRDGSEHMMQFHRNSRAPSILQSETTML; encoded by the exons ATGAAAagtttcctcctcttcacctgCTGTCTCTGGATTTGTCCTCTTATG GTTGACGGCCGACATCCAACGTGTAACTTCCtgcaggaggtggagaaggaCCAGGCGGAGTGCGTGAAGAGgctgaaagaggaggaggaggctgccgGCAACATTAAAG AACCGGGTTGCAGAGGAGCCTGGGACAACATCGCCTGCTGGGAGCGAGCCGAGTTTGGAGAAACCGTCACCATCCCGTGCCCTCGAGCTCTCAGGACGATATTCGGCAGAAACG GTAACATCAGCAGGAACTGCACGGCAGCCGGCTGGTCGGAGGTTTTCCCCAACATCAGCAGCGTGTGCGACTCGGACCCGAGCCAGGACAAG ctggtgTTCTACGTGGTGGTGCAGACGTTGTACACTCTGGGTCACAGCCTGTCGCTGATCGCTCTCACCACGGGGAGCGCCATCCTCTGCCTCTTCAG GAAGCTCCACTGCACCAGGAACTACATCCACCTCAACCTCTTCATCTCCTTCATCCTGAGAGCCGTGGCCGTGTTAGTGAAGGATGACATCCTGTTCAGCCGGAGCTCGCAGTGCTCCAACCAGCCGTCTCTG GTGGGGTGTAAAGCCAGCCTGGTGTTTTTCCAGTATTTCATCATGGCCAACTTCTTCTGGCTGCTGGTGGAGGGCCTCTAcctccacactctgctggtcGTCATCTTCTCTGAAAACCAGCATTTCATCGTCTACATGTTCATCGGCTGGG GGATCCCCACCGTCTTCGTCTCTGTGTGGGTGACAACACGGATTTATCTGGAAGACACGGG GTGCTGGGAAAGAAACGATAATCCCATTCCCAACTGGGTGATCAACGGGCCAATCGGATTCTCCATCATG gTCAACTTCATCCAGTTCATCAACATCATTCGGATTCTGGTTCAGAAGCTGCGGTGTCCCGACATCGGAGGCAACGACCAATCACAATACAG gaGGTTGGCCAAGTCCACCCTGCTGCTCATCCCTCTGTTTGGGATCCACTACGTGGTCTTCGTGTGCCTCAGCGAGTCCATCGCCGAAGATTATAAAATCTTCTTTGACCTGGCACTCGGGTCCTTTCAG GGTTTGGTTGTGACCATTCTCTACTGTTTCCTGAACAGTGAG GTTCAAGGGgagttgaaaagaaaatggcagaGCGTTTGTCTGAACTGCCACCTGAGCAGAGCTCGTCATTTCAGCAGCAACTTTGCCTCCAGGGACGGTTCGGAGCACATGATGCAGTTTCACCGTAACTCCCGAGCTCCGTCCATCCTGCAGTCGGAGACCACCATGTTGTGA